The segment CTACAAGTTTGGCTTAAAACACGAATAGCTAACTTTTGCAAATTAGGTGCACAACTTCTATAGGTGACCCACCATTCATCTAGatacaaaatattatatttgttaaaatagaatgtaattgaaaaaattttatatcaatgaaACTAATGAAAGCATAAGAACATAACTAAGGAACAAGCTTACCTGGAGCCAAGCGACTTCGATCATTTATAGCCGATGAGCATCCAAAGTCATTTTCTGCATTTCTAAATAATCTCATCTCATTAGTTAAGTTCCCCTGCAAGGTTGGATTACCAAATGAATATCTCTCTATGACATCTAAGAGTCCAGAAATACTACGAGGATGTTTATCCATAAGTTCTGAGTCATATTGAAAACAGGGATTCAACCAAAACCCAgctgcatgaagattttggtgtAATTACAAATCCCACTGAGAATCAACTATTCTCAAATAAGGTTCAACTACAATCTTTCTCCTTCTAAATCTCTTGATCATTTCATCTCTAGCTTGATGCATAGCATGATACAAGTAACCCATTGAAGGTCTATCATCACTGTCAACAATCCTCAAAACTCGAATTAAAGGCTCTATTAGTTTAACAATGGTTGCACATTCATTCCAAAAAAGAGAATTAAGCATGTCATCGGTGAGCTTTTTTCCTTTACTATCCTTAGCATAAACTGAAGTTGTCCACTCTCTAGAAGTCACCATTGCTCTTAATGCATCTTTGTGGCCCAATATGCTTTGTAAAGCAATAAAATTGGTAGCAAAACGTGTAGGTGCCGGACGAATTATCTCCTTTCCATCAGTAAATTTTCTCATCAAATATAAAGGATAacaatgattataaatatattttgtgaTACCTGCAGCATGGGCTACGGTGTTCTTCACTGAAACTAACTTGCCAATGTCTTGCATGATGAGATTAAGACAATGAGCAGCACAAGGTGACCAAAAAAGTATAGGAAAGTCTTGCTCTAACTTTTTACCGGCAGCAACATAGTTTGCAGCATTATCAGTCACTACATGAACCACATTTTCAAAACCAACGGACATGACAATTTCTTTGAACAACTTGTACAACATATCAGCTATCTTTGAGGTATCTGAAGCATCCACGCTTTTCAAAAATACGATCCCTCTAGGacaataaactaaaaaattaatcaaagttCTCTTATACTGATCTGTCCATCCATCAGCCATGATTGTGCATCCTATTTTCTTCCATGTGGCACGAAAGCTTTCAACATACTTTTTCACCTCATCAACATTCTTGGTTAACAAATAACCACGAACAGAATAAAAATTTGGAGCTTTGTAACCAGGCCCCATACTAGCTATTGCATCTATCATGCACTGATAATACTTAGAGTTGACAGCATTAAATGGCACACATACATCTATCATCCATTTTGCCACTGCAAGATCACACATTTCAACTGCTTCTTTGTTTTACAACAAGCTTTTTATAGTTGGTTGAGCACCAGGAGTTGTTCTTggcatgaaataatttttaattgttcCTAGTTGTTTTCCTTTTTCACCTTTTATATTTTTACCTCTTGTATTACCCGTAGACTTGTTTGATGAGGGAGAAATTTCTTGTATGCCATCATCTTCACCTAATTGCCTATAATATACTTGTTCCTCATGTTTCTTATGCCTTGCACTAAAGAGATTGTAATCTTCACCCATTTTCtttgttcttttcttcttctcactaatagcttgaatattttgtattatttGATGGCGAATATCCGCCGGCACCTTGCGACATGGTTCTACTTCTCCTTTTACTCCTGCAAGATATTGTTTGAAGCGATTGATCCCACCACCAGCAAATGACTTTCCATAATACAAGCATGCCAACTTCATCCTTTTGGTATTACCACTAAGTTCAGGAGCTTCTCTACAATGATTCCATGCAGGATCACTTTTACCTCTAACCCTAGTTATTTGAGTGGATGAAGTAttacttgaatcatccatggatggCATACTTCCCTCAACAGAGGTCATTTTGATAATCTgcaaagaaaattaaattaagttataatttataaatagaagataaaataaataataacaaGATCAAGTCATCGACATCTTCTTTCAtttctatccaaaattttttttcccatGATCCTATAGAGTCAAACTCACGATGATCAcatattatagaaattaaaaaaataatatttaatatttattgtaTCAATCAGCAtagcatcattaaaaaaaaaatttttttttcatgttcaCGGGTGTTTACTGTACTGTGGTATCTAGTGTTACTGTGACACTGCAGTCAGCCAGTCAGTCAcatagtatttaaaaaaaaaattttttttttaccgtGTCCGCAGACAGTCACACACTTACACTGTTACTGTATCACAGGCTCacagcatttaaaaaaaaaaaaaaatttcaccgtGTCCGCGGCTGTATACGGAGGAGGCGGCGGAAGGGGGAGGAAGGCGGACGGCcatttggaggaggaggaggagaaggaggaggaggatgcgaaggggggagggagccgagcggaggaggcagaggggggagcgtacggaggaggaggaggaggaggaggaggaggcggaggggggAGGGAACGGAGCGGAGAAGGAGGCCGAGGGGGGAGGGGGTCGAGCGtacggaggaggagaaggaggcgacggaggggggagggagccgagggaggaggaggcagagggggaagggggcagaggggggagggagtcgagcatacggaggaggaggagatggcggtggggggaaggagccgacggaggaggaggcagaggggggaAGGGGTCGAGCGGAGGAAGAGGAGGCGgacggcggaggaggaggaggcggagggcgAAGGCGGCCGAGCGGAGAAGAAAGAGGCAGAGGGAGGTCCGGACTCTGGAGGGGAGGGGGCGAGCAGAGGAGGGCAGTCGCGGACTCACGGTTGGAGCCTTGGAGGAAGCAGACGGAGGAAGCGGTTGGAGCCTTGGAGGAAGCGGACGGAGCAGAGCTGCCGGACTccgaagatttgaaaaaaaagagagttagaTTACTCACCGAAGACGAAGAAGACTCGGTTCTCCTCCTTCGCTGCCGGCTGCCGCTGCTGATTTCGTCGTCGAGGGAAGATGGGCTGACTGGCTGAGGCTGGGCCACTGGGGTTTGAGCTCGGGAACAAAGAGACGAAGGGACGACGGGAAGGGAAGTCGAACTGTCGATctcgaaaatcaaaaaaaattaatttttaattttacggcTCAACCGGGTTAGACCGGATCAGACGGTTCACGGTTCAACCGGCTGGTTCATACGGTTTTAACCGGATTTTAAGCATAAACGGTTTAATTAGATAACCGGCCCGGTCTTCTGATCGGGTCACCGGGTTTTCGGTCTGACCGGCCGGGCCAGGCCGGATTTAATAACACTGCTATTTAGTAGTGCATGCACCTTAATGGGGTTTCCTCCAATATCACTATGTTTATGGTGTTCCTGGACATCAAAGCTCATCTGCTCTAAAATAAATGAAAGATGGAAATTAATAGTATGccacaaataaaagaaaaattgcatGCATAAACTTCTCTAAATCTAACTTCTTATATTTAGGTGATTGAATGCAATTTATCACTTAATCATGATCATTGCAAACACCTTTAGTCATTTAGC is part of the Elaeis guineensis isolate ETL-2024a chromosome 15, EG11, whole genome shotgun sequence genome and harbors:
- the LOC140853975 gene encoding uncharacterized protein, whose protein sequence is MTSVEGSMPSMDDSSNTSSTQITRVRGKSDPAWNHCREAPELSGNTKRMKLACLYYGKSFAGGGINRFKQYLAGVKGEVEPCRKVPADIRHQIIQNIQAISEKKKRTKKMGEDYNLFSARHKKHEEQVYYRQLGEDDGIQEISPSSNKSTVAKWMIDVCVPFNAVNSKYYQCMIDAIASMGPGYKAPNFYSVRGYLLTKNVDEVKKYVESFRATWKKIGCTIMADGWTDQYKRTLINFLVYCPRGIVFLKSVDASDTSKIADMLYKLFKEIVMSVGFENVVHVVTDNAANYVAAGKKLEQDFPILFWSPCAAHCLNLIMQDIGKLVSVKNTVAHAAGITKYIYNHCYPLYLMRKFTDGKEIIRPAPTRFATNFIALQSILGHKDALRAMVTSREWTTSVYAKDSKGKKLTDDMLNSLFWNECATIVKLIEPLIRVLRIVDSDDRPSMGYLYHAMHQARDEMIKRFRRRKIVVEPYLRIVDSQWDFISGLLDVIERYSFGNPTLQGNLTNEMRLFRNAENDFGCSSAINDRSRLAPDILNLKDLDGDDGENDGNGANRREDGGDENVATQEDVFANIDINFSPLA